The Christiangramia flava JLT2011 genome has a segment encoding these proteins:
- a CDS encoding YceI family protein → MATTKWKIDPTHSEATFKVKHLMISTVTGKFKAFEGEVESEGDDFKKLKNIEFKADVKSIDTNNKDRDEHLKSDDFFAAEEHPQLVFKAESFDVNSEELHGELTIRNTTKPVTLEVEFGGVVEDPYGQTKAGLTVSGKINRKDFGLKWNAVTEAGSVVVSDQVRLNVDVQFIKQA, encoded by the coding sequence TAAAACACCTCATGATTTCTACGGTAACCGGAAAGTTTAAAGCTTTTGAAGGTGAAGTTGAGAGTGAGGGGGATGATTTTAAAAAATTAAAAAATATCGAATTCAAAGCGGATGTAAAATCGATCGATACCAATAATAAGGACCGTGATGAGCATTTGAAATCTGACGATTTTTTTGCCGCAGAGGAGCATCCACAATTGGTCTTTAAGGCCGAAAGTTTTGATGTGAATTCAGAAGAACTTCATGGAGAGCTGACTATTAGAAATACCACAAAGCCTGTCACGCTTGAGGTTGAATTTGGGGGAGTAGTGGAAGACCCCTACGGCCAAACGAAAGCCGGATTGACAGTAAGCGGGAAAATCAATCGAAAAGATTTCGGATTAAAATGGAATGCTGTTACCGAGGCTGGTAGCGTAGTGGTAAGTGACCAGGTTAGACTAAACGTCGATGTTCAATTTATAAAACAGGCTTAA